A single genomic interval of Nostoc commune NIES-4072 harbors:
- a CDS encoding ABC transporter permease produces MKRIIAQCVKEIAQFRRDRLTLALAFLLPFITLIIFGFAIRLESKDIPLIVQDFNRTNLSNSYIERLYATNQFVPKQWSGGNPTRDAIDKGIAKAAVIIPPEFSRDIQAGRITNVQVLIDATDVNNARVIRNSIQRVTNFFMQEHGLIPATSSITARMRLWFNPGRLESLYIVPGTYGVVLWIFPSLLSAIAMVREKEKGTILQVYASSISATELLLGKGLAYLLIAIAEALVVMVLGSIIFQVGIVGNPITLLLGTLLFLTDSVFFGLLLGVRSSNQNAAVQGVSLVGFITSLLLSGFIYPLNNIPFPLSLLPNIIPARYYIDITRDAFVRGTGFAGVWFDLLMLAALGLVFFNVSRRVLSRMQLPN; encoded by the coding sequence ATGAAACGAATTATTGCCCAATGTGTAAAAGAAATAGCCCAATTCCGCCGCGATCGCCTGACCTTGGCACTAGCATTTTTATTACCATTCATTACTTTAATAATTTTTGGTTTTGCTATTAGGTTAGAGAGTAAAGATATTCCCTTAATTGTGCAAGATTTTAACCGCACAAACTTAAGTAACAGCTATATTGAAAGACTTTATGCTACCAATCAATTTGTGCCTAAACAATGGTCTGGTGGCAATCCTACACGCGATGCTATAGATAAAGGAATTGCTAAAGCCGCAGTGATTATTCCGCCAGAGTTTAGCCGTGATATTCAAGCAGGTAGAATTACAAATGTACAAGTGTTAATCGATGCCACTGATGTTAACAATGCCCGTGTAATTAGAAATAGTATTCAAAGAGTGACAAACTTTTTCATGCAAGAGCATGGACTGATACCTGCGACTAGTAGTATTACAGCAAGAATGCGTCTATGGTTTAATCCTGGCAGATTAGAATCGCTGTATATTGTGCCAGGAACTTACGGAGTTGTACTATGGATTTTTCCTTCATTGCTTTCAGCGATCGCAATGGTACGGGAAAAAGAAAAAGGAACAATTTTACAAGTATACGCTTCTAGTATTAGTGCCACTGAACTATTACTTGGTAAAGGATTAGCATACCTATTAATTGCCATCGCGGAGGCATTAGTTGTTATGGTATTAGGCTCAATTATTTTCCAAGTTGGCATAGTTGGCAATCCCATAACATTACTACTTGGTACTTTACTATTTCTGACAGATAGCGTTTTTTTCGGATTGCTTTTAGGAGTCCGCAGTAGTAACCAAAATGCTGCTGTACAAGGTGTTTCTCTCGTAGGATTTATCACATCATTATTACTCTCAGGTTTTATTTATCCCCTCAACAATATTCCTTTTCCCTTATCACTACTACCTAACATAATTCCGGCGCGTTATTACATCGATATCACTCGTGATGCCTTCGTGCGTGGTACAGGATTTGCCGGAGTTTGGTTTGATTTACTCATGCTTGCAGCTTTGGGATTAGTATTTTTCAACGTATCACGCCGAGTTTTAAGTCGAATGCAATTACCAAATTAA
- a CDS encoding ABC transporter permease, whose protein sequence is MKFIQRLFDSPFWSLMRKEINQILRNKQLIILLVVPPTVQLLLYGFILNPDVHNLRLGVIDYANVSASRELVSAMTSNRIFTLESVPSSEKALSRQVEEGKLDVGVIIPPDFPRQLAQKSAEIQVFIDAVNANTAGIAGNYMNQIIQQYNLQLTQGKVNPPVSPEVVFLYNPGLTSSWFFVPGVMGLVLTLIGTLVSAITVVREKDTGTLEQLLMTPAANWQILLSKIVPLAFLLMGDVLLATTLATVIFHVPFRGNFLLFFALSSMYVFVGISLGIMLATVSSSQQQVVLTSFFINLPMVQTSGAIAPIEAMPPLFQALSLLNPLRHYIAIVRGILLKGVGLDVLWMNVLALVAFAVVLLTISISKFRSQLS, encoded by the coding sequence ATGAAATTTATTCAGCGATTATTTGATAGCCCATTTTGGTCATTAATGCGGAAAGAAATTAATCAAATTCTCCGCAACAAGCAATTAATTATTCTGTTAGTTGTCCCGCCAACAGTTCAATTATTACTCTATGGATTTATCCTTAATCCCGACGTTCATAACTTGCGATTAGGTGTCATTGACTATGCCAACGTCAGTGCTAGTCGGGAGTTAGTTTCAGCCATGACATCAAATCGAATTTTCACTTTAGAATCTGTACCAAGCAGTGAAAAAGCATTGAGTCGTCAGGTAGAAGAAGGAAAGCTAGATGTTGGGGTAATAATTCCTCCCGATTTTCCGCGTCAACTAGCACAAAAATCAGCAGAAATTCAAGTATTTATTGATGCTGTAAATGCTAATACAGCCGGGATTGCCGGAAATTATATGAATCAAATTATCCAGCAATATAATTTACAATTAACCCAAGGTAAAGTAAATCCCCCAGTTTCACCTGAAGTTGTATTTCTTTATAATCCTGGACTGACGAGTAGTTGGTTTTTTGTACCAGGAGTTATGGGTTTAGTTTTAACATTAATTGGGACATTAGTATCAGCAATTACTGTTGTCCGAGAAAAAGATACAGGTACTTTAGAACAATTACTAATGACTCCGGCTGCTAACTGGCAAATATTACTATCGAAAATTGTCCCTTTAGCATTTTTATTAATGGGAGATGTTTTATTAGCTACCACTTTAGCAACAGTAATATTTCATGTACCATTTCGAGGTAATTTTCTGCTATTTTTCGCCCTCTCAAGTATGTATGTATTTGTCGGGATTAGCCTGGGTATTATGTTGGCGACTGTAAGTAGTTCCCAACAACAGGTAGTTTTGACATCTTTCTTTATTAATTTACCAATGGTACAAACTTCTGGAGCGATCGCACCTATTGAAGCTATGCCACCTTTGTTTCAAGCCCTATCTTTACTCAATCCCCTCCGTCATTACATTGCGATCGTTCGAGGTATTTTGCTCAAAGGTGTTGGCTTAGATGTACTTTGGATGAATGTTTTGGCTTTAGTCGCCTTTGCTGTTGTGTTATTAACTATTAGTATTAGTAAGTTTCGCAGTCAGTTAAGCTAG
- a CDS encoding DUF6671 family protein: MNDQQLFNDRLAVLATMHQKEKVIAPLLEQELGIKVIVPQDFNTDIFGTFTREVKRPGTQIAAAKFKAEKALELTRENLAIASEGSFTPHPLVPYIYCNREIVVLLDKINNLEIIGEEISTDTNFNHQIITNLDEAYIFAKKVGFPEHGLVVWFENLENRCNEIIKGITKEIDLITSVNFALHNSPNSQVNIETDMRAMYNPTRMKNIAKATHNLLNKISSCCPKCNIPGFEITEIIQGLPCEFCQIPTTLPLTAIYQCKKCGFNQEKLFPNGMEFANPAQCMYCNP, from the coding sequence ATGAATGACCAGCAATTATTTAATGATCGTCTGGCTGTGTTGGCGACAATGCACCAAAAAGAAAAGGTAATTGCTCCACTATTAGAGCAAGAGTTAGGCATCAAAGTTATAGTACCACAGGATTTTAATACTGATATTTTTGGCACATTTACTAGAGAAGTAAAACGTCCGGGAACACAAATTGCCGCCGCTAAATTCAAAGCAGAGAAAGCCTTAGAATTAACACGAGAAAATTTAGCGATCGCCAGCGAAGGTAGTTTTACACCCCATCCATTAGTTCCTTACATTTACTGTAACAGAGAAATAGTTGTTTTGTTAGATAAAATCAATAATCTAGAAATTATTGGTGAGGAAATTTCTACAGATACTAACTTTAATCATCAAATTATAACAAATTTAGATGAGGCATATATTTTTGCTAAGAAAGTTGGTTTTCCGGAACATGGATTAGTTGTCTGGTTTGAAAACTTAGAGAATAGATGTAATGAGATAATTAAAGGTATTACAAAAGAAATAGATTTGATAACATCAGTTAATTTTGCATTGCATAATTCACCAAATAGTCAGGTAAATATTGAGACAGATATGCGGGCAATGTATAATCCCACTCGAATGAAAAATATTGCAAAAGCTACCCATAATTTACTCAATAAAATTAGCAGTTGTTGCCCAAAGTGTAATATCCCTGGTTTTGAAATAACTGAAATAATTCAGGGATTACCCTGTGAATTTTGTCAGATCCCAACCACCTTACCACTGACCGCAATTTATCAATGTAAAAAATGTGGTTTTAATCAAGAGAAACTATTTCCTAATGGTATGGAATTTGCAAATCCAGCCCAATGTATGTACTGTAATCCGTAG
- a CDS encoding ATP-binding cassette domain-containing protein has protein sequence MQQQKTVVTPNSPQSSSTTAIKVRGLHKHYGNLAAVRGIDLSVNKGEMFGLIGPDGAGKTSTFHILGGVMEATAGEVQIFNQPARDARLITGYLTQQFSLYLDLSIDENLRYAAGLRQVADDLLRERRNKYLKLMNLERFGDRLVGQLSGGMKQKLALCCALVSQPEILLLDEPTTGVDPVSRREFWDVLGELSAEGMTIVVATPYLDEAERCHRVALMYSGQIHEIGTPKELRANLGLHRLELRTANLQATEEILSQTDQTNIVDVQTFGDRLDVLVQDINSGEIQVRELLQQHQLPSPSIEHGEPTLENVFVTRLRQQGSAPQFFPFPRFRKRGAEKVFNTQNSELSTQHSALAIHANNLNRVFGNFQAVKDVNVEVRYGEIFGLLGANGAGKTTTIKMLCGLLAASGGEISLGGEISLGGETGNLRSADLRRRIGYMSQKFTLYDDLTILQNLEFYSGVYGVPRKLRREKIDWVIATCGLEGQANMITGQLPGGWKQRVAFGACVMHEPDILFLDEPTSGVDPLARRQFWKLINDFARNGTAILVTTHYLEEAEQCNRMSFMVAGETVAEGSPSSIKASQPGQLIEIIVNQNQTASNILKQHFEPWRISIFADSLHVVLDQPEQEINQLTQLLEANQITINSLRAIPFSLEDAFIGIVQRSQK, from the coding sequence ATGCAACAGCAAAAAACAGTTGTTACTCCAAACTCACCGCAATCATCTAGCACCACAGCAATTAAAGTTCGCGGTTTGCATAAGCACTATGGAAACTTAGCTGCTGTGCGAGGAATTGATTTGAGTGTCAACAAAGGTGAAATGTTTGGATTAATCGGCCCTGATGGTGCGGGGAAAACTAGCACTTTTCACATTTTGGGCGGTGTGATGGAAGCAACGGCGGGGGAGGTACAAATATTTAATCAACCTGCACGAGATGCCCGATTAATTACAGGTTATCTTACTCAACAGTTTTCGCTGTATTTGGATTTGAGTATTGATGAAAACTTACGTTATGCAGCAGGTTTACGGCAAGTAGCAGATGATTTATTAAGAGAACGCCGCAATAAATATTTAAAATTAATGAATTTAGAGCGATTTGGCGATCGCTTAGTAGGACAACTTTCTGGTGGGATGAAACAAAAGCTGGCGCTGTGTTGTGCTTTGGTTTCTCAACCAGAAATATTGTTATTAGATGAACCTACCACGGGTGTTGATCCAGTTTCCCGGCGGGAATTTTGGGATGTGCTAGGAGAATTATCAGCCGAGGGGATGACAATTGTAGTTGCGACACCATACTTAGACGAAGCTGAACGTTGTCACCGCGTGGCTTTGATGTACAGTGGGCAAATTCATGAAATTGGCACACCCAAAGAATTACGGGCTAACTTAGGCTTGCATCGCTTGGAATTGCGAACAGCAAATCTACAAGCAACAGAAGAGATATTATCTCAGACTGACCAGACAAATATAGTAGATGTGCAAACTTTTGGCGATCGCTTGGATGTTTTAGTTCAAGATATAAATTCCGGCGAAATCCAAGTCCGCGAACTGCTGCAACAACATCAGTTACCTTCTCCCAGTATCGAGCATGGCGAACCCACATTAGAAAACGTCTTTGTCACCCGCCTGCGACAACAAGGTTCTGCGCCGCAATTTTTTCCATTTCCTCGTTTTCGCAAAAGAGGAGCAGAAAAAGTATTTAATACTCAAAACTCAGAACTCAGCACTCAGCACTCAGCACTAGCCATACATGCTAACAACCTTAACCGTGTTTTTGGCAATTTCCAAGCCGTTAAAGATGTCAACGTCGAAGTGCGCTACGGGGAAATCTTTGGGTTGTTAGGTGCTAACGGTGCTGGAAAAACCACCACAATTAAGATGCTGTGTGGATTACTAGCAGCAAGTGGCGGTGAAATTTCCTTGGGCGGTGAAATTTCCTTGGGCGGTGAAACTGGAAATCTGCGGAGTGCAGACTTACGGCGGCGTATTGGTTACATGAGTCAAAAATTCACCCTTTACGACGATTTAACTATTCTGCAAAATCTCGAATTTTATAGCGGAGTCTACGGCGTACCTCGCAAACTCCGACGGGAAAAAATTGATTGGGTAATTGCTACCTGTGGTTTAGAAGGACAAGCAAATATGATTACTGGACAGCTACCGGGTGGTTGGAAACAGCGAGTCGCTTTCGGTGCTTGTGTGATGCACGAACCAGATATTTTATTTTTAGACGAACCCACATCGGGGGTAGATCCCTTGGCGCGTCGCCAGTTTTGGAAGCTGATTAATGACTTTGCCCGTAACGGTACAGCCATTTTAGTGACAACGCACTATCTAGAAGAAGCTGAACAGTGCAACCGCATGAGTTTTATGGTTGCAGGAGAAACCGTCGCCGAAGGTTCACCAAGTTCTATCAAAGCCTCGCAACCGGGACAACTAATAGAAATTATTGTCAATCAAAACCAAACAGCTTCCAACATACTCAAACAACACTTTGAGCCTTGGCGCATCTCGATTTTCGCTGATAGTTTACACGTTGTTCTCGATCAGCCTGAACAGGAAATAAATCAACTAACTCAACTTTTAGAGGCTAATCAAATTACCATCAATTCTTTACGCGCCATTCCTTTTTCTTTAGAAGATGCTTTTATCGGTATAGTACAGCGATCGCAAAAATAG
- a CDS encoding sensor histidine kinase, with amino-acid sequence MFDRSRRNLAHWFALSMGGILFAFAGVGYCLNVEEQLRVFDDELFSQSKVFAAKTQYSLYQSQWRNQGSKTPIENGASLNGGLIYARWYNSDKQLLQYIGSLSNNQLTAEPGFQTLQLPLGNEYLIRTWVRQVTIPIFEDKRLIGYFQAALPMNSLRVNLNQARLFLTFGVPVTFGVIGITGWFLGGLAMRPSLRAYQQLQRFTADASHELRTPVATILSNAQVALMPPEDPLEQRLRLQNIAQTAKSMSTLINDLLFLSRHDGSLAETGLKSVDLCEILRSLLQDFAALAPAQSLNFNAHLPEHPIMLKADANLLKQAVINLLTNAFKYTPADGKVELHLFTQSHYAVIQVKDNGIGIPSTDLPHIFDRFYRVDTVRSRQTGGFGLGLAIAQQIVQRYGGQITVNSILGQGSTFQISLPLKL; translated from the coding sequence ATGTTTGATCGTAGCCGTCGTAATCTCGCTCACTGGTTCGCCCTGTCAATGGGTGGAATTTTGTTCGCTTTTGCAGGGGTAGGCTATTGTCTGAATGTAGAAGAACAGTTGCGAGTTTTTGACGACGAACTTTTTTCACAAAGTAAAGTTTTTGCTGCTAAGACTCAATACTCGCTTTATCAAAGTCAATGGAGAAATCAGGGCAGCAAAACTCCCATAGAAAACGGAGCATCTTTAAATGGCGGCCTAATATATGCACGATGGTACAACTCTGATAAACAACTTTTGCAATATATCGGTTCATTGAGTAACAACCAGTTGACAGCAGAACCAGGATTTCAAACGCTACAACTACCACTAGGTAATGAATATTTGATAAGAACCTGGGTTCGCCAAGTCACAATTCCTATTTTTGAAGATAAGCGGCTCATTGGCTACTTCCAAGCAGCATTGCCAATGAACTCTCTACGCGTTAACCTCAACCAAGCCCGCTTGTTTTTAACTTTTGGAGTTCCTGTGACCTTTGGTGTAATTGGCATTACAGGTTGGTTTTTGGGCGGGTTGGCAATGCGACCAAGCCTTCGTGCTTATCAGCAATTGCAGCGATTTACAGCCGATGCTTCTCATGAACTACGTACACCTGTTGCTACGATATTGAGCAATGCCCAAGTTGCCCTAATGCCCCCCGAAGACCCGTTGGAGCAAAGATTGCGGTTGCAAAATATCGCCCAAACTGCTAAGTCTATGAGTACGCTGATCAATGATTTGCTTTTTTTGTCGCGTCATGATGGTTCCCTTGCGGAAACCGGATTAAAATCCGTTGATTTGTGTGAGATATTGCGATCGCTTCTCCAAGATTTTGCAGCCCTTGCTCCTGCCCAAAGTCTTAATTTTAATGCTCACCTTCCAGAGCATCCCATCATGTTAAAAGCCGATGCTAATTTGCTCAAACAAGCTGTGATTAATCTTCTGACTAATGCCTTCAAGTACACACCAGCAGACGGTAAGGTAGAATTACATCTTTTTACCCAGTCTCACTATGCGGTCATTCAGGTCAAAGACAATGGGATTGGCATTCCGTCCACTGATTTGCCACACATATTTGATCGTTTTTATCGTGTAGATACTGTCCGATCTCGGCAAACAGGCGGCTTTGGACTTGGACTTGCGATCGCTCAACAAATTGTGCAACGATACGGAGGGCAAATTACTGTAAATAGTATTCTAGGTCAAGGCTCCACATTTCAAATTAGCCTTCCCCTGAAACTTTAA
- a CDS encoding efflux RND transporter periplasmic adaptor subunit, with the protein MDTSENQVSTVETQSDSSVPSELAPTRSRKPWFWRLLILFLATGGIILWRMLTPGGAPRSSVAQQGPPPKPIETISLATGSATRSVQLLGQVEATQQSTIRAQTSGIVKKISVQPGDRVTIGMAIALLDDTDQQLAISQARAQLAQQRSNLARLEVGTRPEIIAQRQAAVTSAKARELEARDNLKRTSDLVKEGALSQRLLVEAQAQLNSIQGERLEAEAELAEAKAGPIQEEIAAQRANVEAAKATLAQAELAKQRTRILASESGIVQTRHISNGDLVQTSGQIVTLVAGDRFDIFLELPEELSGKVTPGMTIDLTTRALPQWKQRATITAVVPSAETASRRQRVRVQINKPPSGLIPGMAIAGNLNMPSNRSSFVVSRDALTRRQNEWLVFAVADGKAKQIPVEMVSDMGKNVAIYHPTLRTGQRIVLRGGDGLQDGAPVKIVDPT; encoded by the coding sequence ATGGATACTTCTGAAAATCAAGTTTCAACGGTTGAAACCCAATCAGATAGTTCTGTGCCTTCTGAGTTAGCACCTACTCGTTCGCGTAAACCTTGGTTCTGGAGATTGCTGATTTTATTTCTGGCAACCGGTGGCATTATTCTATGGCGGATGTTAACTCCTGGTGGCGCACCACGCTCCTCTGTTGCACAACAAGGTCCACCCCCAAAACCAATTGAAACAATCTCCCTCGCAACTGGAAGTGCTACAAGAAGTGTCCAGTTGTTGGGACAAGTAGAAGCTACTCAGCAGTCAACAATCCGCGCTCAAACTAGTGGAATTGTCAAGAAAATTTCAGTGCAACCAGGCGATCGCGTGACAATAGGGATGGCGATCGCTTTACTCGACGATACCGATCAGCAATTGGCAATTAGCCAAGCACGAGCGCAACTGGCACAACAACGGAGCAATTTGGCACGTTTGGAAGTCGGTACTCGTCCTGAAATCATTGCTCAACGTCAAGCGGCTGTCACATCTGCTAAGGCGCGAGAACTGGAAGCACGGGATAACCTAAAACGCACGAGTGATCTTGTCAAAGAAGGTGCTTTATCTCAAAGATTGTTAGTGGAAGCTCAAGCACAATTGAATAGCATCCAAGGAGAACGATTAGAAGCCGAGGCAGAACTGGCCGAAGCAAAAGCTGGGCCGATTCAAGAAGAAATCGCCGCTCAACGAGCAAATGTAGAAGCAGCTAAAGCCACCTTAGCTCAAGCAGAATTAGCAAAACAGCGAACTCGGATTTTGGCATCGGAATCAGGAATAGTCCAGACTCGTCATATTAGCAATGGTGATTTAGTCCAAACTTCTGGTCAAATTGTCACCTTAGTAGCAGGCGATCGCTTCGATATTTTCCTAGAGTTACCCGAAGAACTCAGTGGTAAAGTTACCCCAGGTATGACAATCGATCTCACAACTCGCGCCCTACCGCAATGGAAACAACGCGCCACCATCACTGCTGTAGTCCCTTCTGCCGAAACTGCTTCTCGTCGCCAACGTGTGCGTGTCCAAATTAACAAACCCCCGTCAGGATTAATACCAGGAATGGCGATCGCAGGCAACCTAAATATGCCCTCGAATCGCTCTAGCTTTGTGGTGTCACGAGATGCATTAACCAGAAGGCAAAACGAGTGGCTAGTTTTTGCAGTTGCTGACGGCAAAGCTAAACAAATTCCAGTCGAGATGGTTTCTGACATGGGTAAAAATGTCGCAATTTATCATCCCACTTTACGCACTGGTCAACGTATTGTGCTACGTGGCGGTGATGGATTGCAAGATGGTGCGCCTGTAAAAATAGTTGATCCAACTTAA
- a CDS encoding response regulator transcription factor: protein MLILLVEDDPSQLEPLRAALLKVGHTVDAIADGETAQWFAFGKDYDLLILDWMLPKVSGVELCQVYRRAGKLTPVLMLTAKDTVLDKVTGLDAGADDYLVKPVDVLELLARVRALGRRTPIWQGDILSLGDLQLHLSSLTLELGSLTTQLSSREFQLMEYLMRHPRQVLSHSQIEQALWSCGEEPESNAVTTLVRRLRQRLQTIGVKDWIETVHRMGYRINPPNL from the coding sequence ATGTTGATCTTACTAGTAGAAGATGACCCATCGCAGTTAGAGCCACTGCGGGCAGCCTTGTTAAAGGTGGGGCATACAGTCGATGCGATCGCTGATGGAGAAACAGCACAATGGTTTGCCTTTGGCAAAGACTATGACTTGCTGATTTTAGATTGGATGTTGCCTAAAGTCAGTGGCGTAGAATTGTGTCAAGTATATCGACGGGCAGGTAAGTTGACTCCTGTATTGATGTTAACGGCGAAAGACACGGTTTTAGATAAGGTAACAGGTTTAGATGCTGGAGCCGATGATTACTTGGTAAAGCCTGTGGATGTCCTGGAGTTATTGGCACGAGTCCGGGCGTTAGGACGGCGCACACCTATATGGCAAGGAGATATACTTAGCTTGGGCGATTTGCAACTTCATTTATCCAGTTTGACGCTCGAACTTGGTTCGTTGACAACTCAACTTTCTAGCCGCGAGTTTCAATTGATGGAGTATTTAATGCGTCATCCCCGGCAAGTATTATCTCATAGCCAGATTGAGCAAGCCCTTTGGAGTTGCGGAGAGGAACCAGAAAGTAACGCAGTTACTACCTTAGTTCGCCGCTTGCGCCAGCGCCTACAAACCATTGGTGTGAAAGATTGGATAGAAACAGTGCATCGGATGGGCTATCGAATAAATCCGCCAAATTTGTAA
- a CDS encoding HlyD family secretion protein, translating to MTQTIPTSPENLKDAPVSKPQRRKKPIFLLIGLVVVGGIGYAVWRSQPQVPANILQVSGRIEGYETEIGIKRSGRIETIAVREGAAVKKGQELIKLDDTDDQLLQQQLLGTQARVTSAKYDEQQAISDVERVSREIQEINSQINEAKLNLRQSQGDTQGRIEQAQANVAAARATLVQAQAQVKQAAAEVNLAKINRDRYAQLVKEGAINQQQFDQAQTTLDTAIATLEARQAAVNAERQQLQATSGALTQVKTTGLNPDIRNAQLTALVRKQQQSYAQLKSAQAKVNSARAKVKDAQASNQQILTQIADSKKDVNVVSPLDGVVTARSVEPGAIVSSQTNILTIVDPKTVYFRGFIPEGDIGKVRLGQTTKIFIDSAPDKPLEGKVIAIDPQASFTPENIYFQKDRVRQVVGIRIKVQNPDSCFNPENPYTESDLPCAKMGMPADAEISLKSESR from the coding sequence ATGACTCAGACTATCCCGACATCCCCGGAAAATCTTAAAGATGCCCCAGTATCGAAGCCGCAACGCCGCAAAAAACCCATTTTTTTACTGATAGGGCTAGTGGTGGTAGGTGGTATTGGCTACGCTGTGTGGCGCTCTCAACCGCAAGTACCAGCAAATATACTGCAAGTTAGCGGGCGGATTGAGGGTTATGAAACCGAGATTGGGATCAAGCGTTCTGGAAGAATTGAGACAATTGCCGTGCGGGAAGGCGCAGCAGTTAAAAAAGGGCAAGAGTTAATTAAGTTAGACGACACAGACGATCAATTGCTGCAACAACAACTACTTGGTACACAAGCGAGAGTGACATCTGCTAAGTATGATGAACAGCAGGCAATTTCAGATGTAGAGCGAGTCAGCAGAGAAATTCAAGAAATTAACAGCCAAATTAACGAAGCCAAACTTAATTTGCGGCAATCTCAAGGAGATACCCAAGGAAGAATTGAGCAGGCACAAGCAAATGTCGCAGCAGCCAGAGCTACATTGGTGCAAGCACAAGCGCAAGTTAAACAGGCAGCAGCAGAAGTTAATTTAGCAAAAATCAACCGCGATCGCTATGCCCAATTGGTAAAAGAAGGAGCGATCAATCAACAACAATTCGATCAAGCCCAAACTACCCTAGATACAGCAATAGCAACCCTAGAAGCACGACAGGCAGCAGTTAATGCCGAACGCCAACAATTACAGGCTACATCAGGGGCGTTAACTCAAGTTAAAACTACAGGTTTAAATCCTGACATTCGCAATGCCCAGTTAACAGCATTAGTCAGAAAGCAGCAGCAAAGCTATGCTCAACTTAAATCTGCACAAGCGAAAGTCAACTCTGCCCGTGCCAAAGTTAAAGATGCTCAAGCATCAAATCAGCAAATTCTCACGCAGATTGCAGACTCCAAAAAAGATGTAAATGTAGTCAGTCCCTTAGATGGAGTAGTTACAGCTCGGAGTGTCGAACCAGGCGCAATAGTTAGCAGTCAGACTAATATTTTGACAATTGTTGATCCTAAAACAGTGTATTTTAGAGGTTTTATTCCCGAAGGTGATATTGGCAAAGTGCGTCTAGGACAAACAACGAAAATCTTCATTGATTCTGCGCCGGACAAACCATTAGAAGGTAAAGTAATTGCGATCGATCCGCAAGCTTCATTTACACCAGAAAATATTTACTTTCAAAAAGATCGAGTCAGACAAGTAGTAGGAATTCGGATCAAAGTTCAAAACCCTGATAGCTGCTTTAACCCCGAAAATCCTTACACTGAATCAGATTTACCCTGCGCCAAAATGGGGATGCCAGCAGATGCCGAAATTAGTTTGAAGTCAGAAAGCAGATAA
- a CDS encoding TetR/AcrR family transcriptional regulator yields MPINPVQLENPLPAIAPKQEQILQGAIRIFLKEGYARTSMDRVSASAGVSKQTIYSHFQDKEGLFKALIERLTIACFQSIFSIEKLQGEPAILLRQVAEIYLTKVADNPDYLALLRLIITESQNFPELAKLYNQTVVQRGRQILSYYFASHPELAISDPEAMAHIFFGSLVSYVIVEEILHGKELTFLSRDRLLDSLINMVMSQSLNTVG; encoded by the coding sequence ATGCCTATAAACCCTGTCCAACTAGAAAATCCTTTACCTGCGATCGCTCCAAAGCAGGAGCAAATCTTACAAGGAGCTATACGGATATTTTTGAAGGAGGGTTACGCTAGAACAAGTATGGATCGTGTCAGTGCCTCAGCTGGAGTATCGAAGCAAACGATATACAGTCACTTTCAAGATAAAGAAGGACTGTTTAAAGCGTTGATAGAACGGTTGACGATTGCTTGTTTTCAAAGCATTTTTAGTATAGAAAAATTGCAGGGGGAACCAGCAATTTTGTTGCGTCAAGTTGCCGAAATTTATTTAACCAAAGTTGCTGATAATCCCGATTATTTGGCATTGTTGCGTTTGATAATCACTGAGTCACAAAACTTTCCCGAACTAGCAAAACTTTATAACCAAACCGTTGTGCAACGAGGTCGGCAAATACTAAGTTACTATTTTGCATCTCATCCAGAACTAGCAATCAGCGATCCAGAGGCAATGGCTCATATTTTTTTTGGTTCACTAGTATCCTACGTAATTGTAGAGGAAATTTTACATGGCAAAGAACTTACTTTTTTATCACGCGATCGCTTGCTAGACAGCTTAATAAACATGGTCATGAGCCAGTCCCTAAATACGGTTGGATAA